The Aquincola tertiaricarbonis genomic sequence CGGGGTGGCTGATGCCGTCCTTGGTCTGCACGCTGAGCGCGCCGCCCAGGGTGTTGAGGCCGAACAGCGGGTTGCTGCCCGGCATCAGCGCGATGCTGCTGATGGCGGCCTTGGGAATCAGGTCCCAGCTCACCACATCGCCAAAGGGCTGGTTGATGCGCACACCGTCGACATACACCGACAGGCCCTGCCCGGTGCCCAGCAGGGGCGAGGCGGTGAAGCCGCGGAAGTTGACGTCGGCCTGGAACGGGTTGTTCTGCACCTCGTTGATGTGCACGCCGCCCAGCGTGCGGTTCATGAAGTTGGTGAGGTCCGCGGCATGCCGCCGCTCGATGTCGGCCGCCCGCCCGGTCTGCACGTTGGCCGGCACCTCGTTGCGCGGCAGGCCCAGGCCCGGCAGCGGCGTGACGCCGATGATGGTGACCTGGTTGGTGGGCGTGTCGGCAGGCTGCGCCTGGGCCGTGGGCGACAGGCCTGCGGCTGCAGCGGCCAACGCCAGCAGGCGGGGGCGGAACGCGAAACGAACAGAGGCACGGACGGGGGCACGAAACAGGCGTGGCGCGGGCATGGGTCTCCTCCAGAAACGCTTTTCCAGGAGTGGGCCCGCGCCCGTGGGCAGCGAGAAGGGAAAACTTCCCTGCGGGCATGCGGGCTGTCCCAGGGGAGCGCCCGGAGAGCCTTCGTCTTCCAGAAATCGCTCTATGCTCCGATTTTAGATAAATTACACTTGCACTAAGTACAATGTTTAGGAAGGAAAGCGCGCATGCAGGTCTCCAAGAACGAGCTGCTCGCCGTGCTGGCCCAGTTCAACCCGTGGTGGCGGGGAGAAGCCATCGCCGACCTGCCGGGCTGGCGCCGGGCCGCTTTCAGGGAGCTGTCGTCGTGGATGACGCAGCCGCCCGCCCCGCGGGCGGTGCTGCTGTCGGGTGCGCGCCAGATCGGCAAGACCACCTTGCTGCTGCAGGCCGCCGACGCCCTGCTGCGACAGGGCGTGCCAGCCGCCAACATCCTCTACGCCACGTTCGACCATCCGATCGTCAAGCTGGCAGGCATCGACGCGGTGATCAGCGCCTGGCGCGAGCGTGAGCCGCGCGTGGATGGCCCGGAATACCTGCTGCTGGACGAGGCCCAGTTCATCCGCGAATGGGGCACCTGGGTGAAGCATCAGGTGGACTTTCGCAAGGACCGCCGCATCGCCTTCACCGGCTCGGCCATGCCGCTTGTGGAAGCCGGCCAGGAATCGGGTGTGGGCCGCTGGCACACCATCCGGCTGACGACGCTGTCGTTCTACGAGTACCTGCAGATCAAGCAGCTGCAGTTGCCGGCGTTGCCACGCCTGCGCAGCCTGCGCGACCTGATGGGCTGGAGCGCGTCCGACTTCTACCGCGTCACCGACCTGGCCGTGCCCTACGTGGGCCACTTCCATGAGTACCTGGTGCGCGGCGGCTTTCCGCAGACGGCCCAGGTGGACAGCATCACGCAGGCGCAGCGGCTGCTGCGCGAAGACATCATCGACAAAGTGCTCAAGCGCGACATGACCGCGCTGTTCGGCGTGCGCCGCGTGCTGGACCTGGAGCACACCTTCCTGTACCTGTGCATGCACGACGGCGGCCTGCTGGACATGGTGGACCTGTGCGGCAACCTCGAAGTCAAGCGGCCCACGGCGCAGAGCTTCATCGAGCTGCTGCAAGCCACCCATCTGATCTATCGACTGGCCCCTTTCGGTTACGGCAAGGACGTGCTGCGCGCCCGCTTCAAGATCTACCTGGCCGACGCCGCCATCGCACCCGCGGTGATGCTCAAGGGCAAGGCCATCCTCGAAGACCCCGCCGCCCTGGGCGTGGCCACCGAGACGGCGGTGTTCAAGCATCTGTTCGCGCGCTACTACGCACAGAACGTGCGCTTCAGCTACTGGCGCGGCAAGCGCGACCATGAAGTCGATCTGGTGGCCGAGGTGGGGAGTGAGCTGATCCCGTTCGAGGTGAAGTACCGCGCCCAGCACACCGGCACGCGCGAGCTGAAAGGCCTGGTGGAGCTGTGCAGGTCGCGGCAGATTGAGCGTGGCTATGTGGTCACCAAGTCGCTGACCGACTTCGGCCCCATGGAGGGCCTGGACACCGCCGCGCAGGTGATGCGGGTGCCCGCGCCGCTGCTGTGCTACTGGATGGGTGCGAGCGAGGTGCCGGGCGACGATGACTGACCGGAGCCCCCCGGGGCGCCGTGCCCGATCACCCCATGCCG encodes the following:
- a CDS encoding ATP-binding protein produces the protein MQVSKNELLAVLAQFNPWWRGEAIADLPGWRRAAFRELSSWMTQPPAPRAVLLSGARQIGKTTLLLQAADALLRQGVPAANILYATFDHPIVKLAGIDAVISAWREREPRVDGPEYLLLDEAQFIREWGTWVKHQVDFRKDRRIAFTGSAMPLVEAGQESGVGRWHTIRLTTLSFYEYLQIKQLQLPALPRLRSLRDLMGWSASDFYRVTDLAVPYVGHFHEYLVRGGFPQTAQVDSITQAQRLLREDIIDKVLKRDMTALFGVRRVLDLEHTFLYLCMHDGGLLDMVDLCGNLEVKRPTAQSFIELLQATHLIYRLAPFGYGKDVLRARFKIYLADAAIAPAVMLKGKAILEDPAALGVATETAVFKHLFARYYAQNVRFSYWRGKRDHEVDLVAEVGSELIPFEVKYRAQHTGTRELKGLVELCRSRQIERGYVVTKSLTDFGPMEGLDTAAQVMRVPAPLLCYWMGASEVPGDDD